One Deltaproteobacteria bacterium DNA window includes the following coding sequences:
- a CDS encoding RluA family pseudouridine synthase, whose product MTSTRHAFTVRPEDAGLRLDKLLAARVPALSRRQARVLLDLGGVFVDGARVKVASRTLRPGQRVEAHIGGALARATKRVGRAARAADDGQLPPHRVVYEDDDVVVVDKPAGLLAAPTPEGDRGNLARLLGDVYVVHRIDLHTSGLLVYAKTRRANRVLSDAFRVHDVDRRYAAVVAGAFPESVRVLDGAVAGRPAVTHVDRRALLGAGEATALVLRLDTGRTHQIRVHCAAAGYPVAADPRYGGDRLGAPRLALHATRLGFAHPRTGRQLQFDSPLPDDLAQWLARRWGARDVFGL is encoded by the coding sequence GTGACGTCGACGCGACATGCGTTCACGGTGCGCCCCGAGGACGCGGGGCTGCGGCTCGACAAGCTGCTGGCGGCGCGCGTGCCGGCGCTGTCGCGGCGCCAGGCGCGCGTGCTGCTCGACCTCGGCGGCGTGTTCGTCGACGGCGCGCGGGTCAAGGTGGCGAGTCGCACGCTTCGCCCCGGCCAGCGCGTCGAAGCGCATATCGGCGGCGCACTCGCGCGCGCGACCAAGCGGGTCGGCCGCGCCGCGCGCGCCGCCGACGACGGCCAGTTGCCGCCACACCGCGTGGTCTACGAGGACGACGACGTGGTCGTGGTCGACAAGCCGGCCGGGCTGCTGGCGGCGCCGACGCCCGAGGGAGACCGCGGCAACCTCGCCCGGCTGCTCGGCGACGTGTACGTCGTCCATCGCATCGACCTGCACACGAGCGGGCTGCTCGTGTATGCGAAGACGCGCCGGGCGAACCGGGTGTTGAGCGACGCATTTCGCGTGCACGACGTGGACCGCCGTTACGCTGCGGTCGTCGCCGGCGCGTTCCCGGAGTCTGTGCGCGTGCTCGACGGCGCGGTCGCAGGCCGCCCGGCGGTCACGCACGTCGACCGGCGCGCGCTGCTCGGCGCCGGCGAGGCGACGGCGCTCGTCCTTCGGCTCGACACCGGCCGCACCCACCAGATCCGCGTCCACTGCGCCGCCGCCGGATACCCGGTCGCCGCCGATCCGCGGTACGGCGGCGACCGGCTCGGCGCGCCGCGGTTGGCGCTGCACGCCACGCGGCTGGGATTCGCGCACCCGCGCACGGGCCGGCAGCTTCAATTCGACAGCCCGCTGCCCGACGATCTGGCGCAGTGGCTGGCGCGGCGCTGGGGTGCGCGCGACGTATTCGGGCTATAA
- a CDS encoding SOS response-associated peptidase yields MCGRFTSTAPADVLAEAFGLDAVASDYRPSYNLAPTRPVPVVTGGGARRTLELFQWGLIPSWADRPRPGRLINARAETVATRRAFRDAFRKRRCLVLADGFYEWRRDGRRKIPMYIRDRSGRPFAMAGLWDCWMAPDGELVRTCAIVTTRPNRDVAPIHDRMPAILPADAHDVWLDHDRFDAEALSALLSPCPDGALEAYPVSPLVNSPANDSPRCIERQEPRGTLPLFPDGV; encoded by the coding sequence GTGTGCGGCCGGTTCACATCCACCGCTCCCGCCGACGTCCTGGCCGAGGCGTTCGGGCTGGACGCGGTCGCTTCCGACTACCGCCCGAGCTACAACCTGGCGCCCACGCGGCCCGTACCGGTCGTCACCGGCGGTGGCGCCCGCCGCACGCTCGAGTTGTTCCAGTGGGGCTTGATCCCGTCGTGGGCCGACCGCCCGCGTCCGGGACGGCTCATCAACGCTCGCGCCGAGACCGTCGCGACGCGCCGCGCGTTTCGCGACGCGTTTCGCAAGCGGCGCTGTCTCGTGCTGGCCGACGGGTTCTACGAGTGGCGTCGCGATGGCCGCCGCAAGATCCCAATGTATATCCGCGACCGTTCGGGCCGGCCGTTCGCGATGGCCGGCCTATGGGACTGCTGGATGGCGCCGGATGGCGAGTTGGTGCGCACGTGCGCGATCGTGACGACGCGGCCGAACCGCGACGTGGCACCGATCCACGATCGCATGCCGGCCATCCTCCCCGCGGATGCGCACGACGTGTGGCTCGACCACGATCGGTTCGATGCCGAAGCGCTGTCGGCGCTGCTGTCGCCTTGCCCGGATGGCGCGCTCGAGGCCTATCCCGTGTCTCCGCTGGTCAACTCGCCGGCGAACGACTCGCCGCGGTGCATCGAGCGACAGGAGCCGCGCGGCACCCTGCCGCTGTTTCCCGACGGGGTATGA